A window from Opitutia bacterium ISCC 52 encodes these proteins:
- a CDS encoding glycoside hydrolase, which yields MKKSTRKDRRAFIQQSLLFTTGSYFALPALARADKHSPSTIQENIKYVTAAAKPDRFFGWPANNGMWKWDNGREILVGFTNGSYQEQSGHNIGKEQLTNLARSKDGGKSWIREDPNNFVGDDGEVKPSPGIIRFGHPEFALRVAATGYHGTRDKRGHFYISYDRGKKWGGPYRFNKLNDDKNLKGMDITARTNYRVTGENSIQIYMSARRRDFKYANRLDKPFVAESTDGGKSFKFAGWVVPWTDHYRAVMPSVVQAGNGDLVMALRRRNPSKEEQPCWIDAYASKDSGRSWTFLSKVGETGVDNGNPPGLAMLKDGRLACCFANRSSSKIFLRISENNGRSWDQEVVVRDNPFSYDMGYPQLLQNHTGELVALYYIATEECQHSYIEAAIITGL from the coding sequence ATGAAAAAATCGACCCGTAAAGACCGGCGAGCCTTCATTCAGCAAAGTCTTCTATTTACCACAGGCAGCTATTTTGCTCTTCCGGCTTTGGCTAGAGCAGACAAACATTCTCCATCAACGATACAAGAGAATATCAAGTATGTTACGGCAGCAGCCAAACCAGATCGCTTCTTTGGATGGCCGGCAAACAACGGCATGTGGAAATGGGATAATGGCAGGGAAATTCTGGTCGGGTTTACAAATGGTAGTTATCAGGAACAGAGCGGGCACAATATTGGAAAAGAACAGCTGACGAACCTGGCTCGCAGCAAAGACGGAGGCAAAAGCTGGATCAGGGAAGATCCGAACAACTTTGTGGGTGACGATGGTGAAGTAAAACCTTCACCGGGTATTATTCGTTTTGGTCATCCAGAATTTGCACTACGTGTAGCTGCTACTGGTTATCACGGTACCAGAGATAAGAGGGGTCACTTTTACATCTCTTACGACCGAGGCAAAAAATGGGGTGGCCCTTACCGTTTCAACAAACTGAATGACGACAAAAACCTGAAGGGAATGGATATCACTGCCAGGACAAACTACCGGGTTACCGGAGAAAATTCCATTCAAATTTACATGTCGGCCCGAAGAAGGGATTTCAAATATGCAAACAGGCTCGACAAACCGTTTGTTGCTGAATCAACCGATGGAGGAAAATCATTTAAATTTGCCGGATGGGTGGTTCCTTGGACCGATCACTACCGAGCAGTGATGCCTTCAGTTGTTCAAGCCGGCAATGGAGATTTAGTGATGGCGCTTCGTCGTCGCAATCCTAGTAAGGAAGAGCAACCCTGCTGGATAGATGCGTATGCATCAAAAGACTCAGGTCGCTCCTGGACATTCTTAAGTAAGGTTGGGGAAACCGGCGTGGATAATGGCAATCCCCCAGGTCTGGCAATGCTGAAGGATGGTAGATTGGCATGTTGTTTCGCCAACCGTTCATCCAGTAAAATCTTTTTACGCATAAGCGAAAATAATGGCCGTTCATGGGACCAGGAAGTTGTTGTTCGAGATAATCCATTTTCCTATGACATGGGATATCCACAGCTACTGCAAAATCACACTGGTGAGCTGGTTGCGCTGTATTACATCGCTACCGAGGAATGCCAGCATTCTTACATCGAGGCCGCCATCATTACTGGTTTATAA
- a CDS encoding arylsulfatase — translation MKSIPILLLLLLFSCYGVGADPDRSDAPPNIIFIMADDLGYGDLGCFGGEKILTPNVDQLALEGTRFTQFYSGSPVCAPARGVLMTGLHSGHARIRNNSPKKGGELEQFGEGSRRLSLIGNEPTVASVLKQAGYDTGISGKWGIGEPTSNATPTQMGFDEWLGYLNQNHAPYYYTDFLWRNLEKMPIPENQNGKREIYSNDLMRDFALDFIRSHKEDPFFLYLPLTIPHSLMEVPYLGVYTEKDWPEDVKIYAAMVSRLDSYVGEIVEELEQWNLTKNTLVFFTSDNGAVGNDRTTFLDSAAGQRGSKGTVYEGGLRVPLVMKWPGVIEAGESNDTPWMFVDVLPTLAKLSNAPLPGNLDGVSLLPTILGEKQDELSERFLYWEYPKRRLWQAGRLGKWKAVRYGMDGQLELYDLETDPQEKVDVSSQYPKLVEKFEIRLTAEHTPSPHWPVH, via the coding sequence ATGAAATCCATACCCATACTCTTGTTACTCCTGTTATTCTCTTGCTACGGTGTGGGGGCCGATCCTGACCGATCGGACGCACCGCCTAATATTATTTTCATCATGGCCGACGATTTAGGCTATGGAGACCTTGGCTGTTTTGGTGGGGAAAAGATTTTAACTCCAAACGTAGACCAATTAGCTCTGGAGGGGACTCGCTTTACTCAGTTTTACTCGGGCTCTCCGGTATGTGCTCCGGCCCGTGGCGTGTTGATGACGGGATTGCATAGCGGACATGCGAGGATTCGGAATAATAGTCCGAAAAAAGGTGGAGAACTGGAACAGTTTGGCGAGGGAAGCAGACGCTTATCGCTTATCGGCAATGAACCCACGGTGGCGTCGGTGTTGAAACAGGCTGGATACGACACAGGAATATCAGGGAAATGGGGGATCGGAGAACCAACGTCTAATGCAACTCCTACACAAATGGGTTTCGATGAATGGCTTGGTTACCTGAACCAAAATCATGCTCCTTACTACTACACAGATTTCCTTTGGCGGAATCTTGAGAAAATGCCCATTCCTGAAAACCAGAACGGGAAACGAGAGATCTATTCCAATGATTTAATGCGGGACTTTGCCCTGGATTTCATTCGCTCACATAAGGAGGATCCGTTCTTTTTGTACCTCCCGCTTACCATCCCGCATTCCTTGATGGAAGTGCCCTACCTGGGTGTATACACTGAAAAGGATTGGCCGGAGGATGTGAAGATCTATGCGGCCATGGTCTCCCGTCTGGATAGCTACGTCGGGGAAATTGTTGAGGAACTCGAACAATGGAACCTCACGAAAAACACCCTGGTATTTTTTACTTCAGACAACGGTGCGGTCGGAAATGATCGGACCACCTTTCTTGATTCTGCAGCCGGTCAAAGAGGAAGCAAGGGAACGGTTTACGAAGGTGGCTTAAGGGTTCCTTTGGTTATGAAATGGCCAGGAGTCATTGAAGCAGGAGAAAGCAATGACACGCCATGGATGTTTGTGGACGTTTTGCCAACGCTTGCGAAGTTGTCGAATGCGCCACTGCCGGGAAATCTGGATGGGGTAAGTCTGCTACCTACGATACTCGGGGAGAAGCAAGACGAACTCTCAGAACGGTTTCTATATTGGGAATACCCAAAGCGACGACTTTGGCAGGCCGGGAGGTTGGGAAAATGGAAAGCAGTTCGCTACGGAATGGACGGCCAACTGGAATTGTATGATCTGGAAACAGATCCTCAGGAAAAAGTAGATGTTTCATCGCAATACCCAAAATTGGTTGAAAAATTTGAAATTCGGTTAACAGCAGAGCACACACCATCTCCTCACTGGCCTGTCCACTGA
- a CDS encoding VCBS repeat-containing protein — translation MASGQPILVGGEEGIGPLASIGISSTPLGFAHVYKGERPDIFVSSDRWYPGFQLYRYVNDAPNGVPVFSPPIEIDASELPELENHSLQDHAVAGYVFQASNSDVLGIWVLHEEIIIARFDKNGLRFMVESRISLSGIPRLPSSATASISDDGQLTLFLSVRDDVSYKPTLVHHRNITYRPFDGSGIWMGGIPRGAIYRVEFPLNDLPSKVMAKEILSHENGGQFGINGMAVLNNQGDPRLVLGTLLGGLHSLTGFMPPNRSKGITKNPVVDEQGISLRHPETWTNVMAYPSGDSSRMDILASGEGGMYYYQRQPEKDLPDRIAFQPMGEVQQASAELSGGTLVVPNVVDWNGDGNLDIVAGNSQGFFLFFENLADNEHPQFASPQRIAAAGELVHIQGQYGSIQGPGEARWGYTCPNVYDWNGDGLFDILMGDVRGKHSVYLNVGTKSNPQLASEKPLYLDDLDMHGSWRTRPGIDTLNGRRVYITLNDDDQFHLYYQVDVYNLEDGGKLLLEDGSPIHANFLNAGGRGRTKFESVDWDGDGDFDLIVGTPRHGTVPVADESGLPWSRNKAGAAVLLLENKGTNQKPVFAYPKLMHHRGKPVHLGQHSCSPATAFFSDEPDLIVGTEYGRFIYYRREHISWK, via the coding sequence ATGGCAAGCGGACAACCTATCCTCGTTGGTGGCGAGGAGGGTATAGGTCCCTTAGCATCCATCGGGATCAGTTCAACGCCCCTCGGATTTGCCCATGTTTATAAGGGAGAGCGTCCGGATATCTTTGTCAGTTCCGATCGTTGGTATCCGGGCTTTCAACTGTATCGCTATGTTAATGATGCCCCGAACGGTGTGCCCGTATTTTCTCCGCCCATAGAAATCGATGCATCGGAGCTGCCCGAACTGGAGAATCATTCGCTTCAGGATCATGCGGTTGCGGGCTATGTGTTTCAGGCTTCAAATTCTGATGTCCTTGGAATCTGGGTACTGCACGAAGAAATTATCATTGCTCGCTTCGACAAGAACGGACTGCGCTTCATGGTCGAATCTAGAATCAGCCTTTCTGGAATCCCACGACTACCCAGTTCAGCCACAGCCTCAATCAGTGACGACGGGCAACTCACCCTGTTCCTAAGCGTAAGAGATGATGTTAGCTACAAACCGACCCTGGTGCACCACCGCAACATCACTTACCGACCCTTTGATGGATCCGGCATCTGGATGGGCGGCATTCCGAGGGGTGCGATCTATCGGGTGGAGTTTCCATTGAACGACCTTCCTTCAAAGGTGATGGCTAAGGAAATCCTAAGCCACGAGAATGGCGGGCAATTCGGCATCAATGGGATGGCCGTGTTGAATAATCAGGGAGACCCCAGACTGGTTTTGGGAACTCTGCTTGGCGGATTGCATTCCCTGACTGGCTTCATGCCACCTAATAGAAGTAAGGGCATTACTAAGAATCCGGTCGTCGATGAGCAAGGTATCTCACTACGCCATCCAGAAACCTGGACCAACGTCATGGCTTATCCTTCGGGTGACTCTTCGCGAATGGATATCCTGGCCTCAGGCGAAGGAGGCATGTACTACTATCAAAGACAGCCTGAAAAGGATCTTCCCGATCGAATCGCTTTCCAGCCGATGGGAGAAGTCCAGCAGGCGTCAGCCGAGTTATCTGGGGGCACCTTGGTCGTACCCAATGTCGTCGACTGGAACGGCGATGGAAACCTGGATATCGTGGCGGGGAATTCCCAAGGATTCTTTTTGTTTTTTGAGAACCTGGCTGACAACGAGCATCCGCAATTTGCTTCACCTCAACGTATAGCCGCCGCGGGAGAGTTGGTCCACATTCAGGGCCAATATGGGAGCATACAAGGTCCCGGTGAAGCCCGCTGGGGTTACACCTGCCCCAACGTCTACGATTGGAATGGAGACGGTCTTTTCGACATCCTCATGGGCGATGTGCGGGGCAAGCATTCTGTGTATTTGAATGTGGGCACGAAATCCAATCCCCAACTAGCTTCAGAAAAGCCACTCTACCTCGACGATCTGGACATGCATGGTAGTTGGCGTACCCGACCCGGCATCGATACCCTGAATGGTCGACGGGTCTACATCACACTCAATGATGACGATCAGTTTCACCTCTACTACCAAGTTGATGTCTACAACCTGGAAGATGGCGGTAAGTTGTTGTTGGAAGACGGCTCTCCCATTCATGCGAATTTTCTCAATGCCGGTGGTCGGGGTCGTACCAAGTTCGAATCCGTCGATTGGGACGGCGATGGAGATTTTGACCTCATCGTGGGTACCCCTCGGCACGGCACTGTGCCCGTGGCTGATGAAAGTGGCCTACCCTGGTCGCGCAATAAGGCTGGTGCCGCAGTGCTCCTGCTGGAAAACAAAGGAACCAACCAAAAGCCCGTATTCGCCTATCCCAAGCTCATGCACCACCGGGGAAAGCCGGTTCACCTAGGCCAACACTCCTGCTCACCTGCGACAGCCTTCTTCAGCGATGAACCCGACCTGATTGTCGGCACCGAGTACGGCCGTTTTATTTACTACCGTCGTGAACACATAAGCTGGAAGTAA
- a CDS encoding sulfatase-like hydrolase/transferase, with translation MNRPKAISTFLIALSLYAIGLLAAESEKPPVVFRAERQSTEGRSHLSKPNIILLMADDLGFGDVAYNGNSTVHTPHLDTMAREAVRLDQFYAAFPVCSPTRASCLTGRHPFRYGIEWAGEAPLKREEITIAEVLREHGYASGHFGKWHVGGLSKTLKQSEFPGAIDPANYSPPWENGFDECFSAESMVPTYNPIYHVGGAYGENDYRHLQTVSVAFNQRTGGHRWRASYWTGSGQMVDEWLGGYESELAMDRAIDFMRRQVEANRPFLSLVWFHTPHTPLVASNEDRERYSNQPMPAQHWFGAITAMDRQIGRLRAWLREHDLQENTIVWFCSDNGPTYIHDFNSAGPYRGKKATLWEGGIRVPAIVEWPDQLAEGRVIKAPMSTSDFYPTLLKAVGVELPENQPPLDGMDVMPLLTGQRQKRGEPIAFQAPVKSAKDVLAEPGTKQMALVDEHYKLLSVNGGKQWMLFDLKKDTGEAADIASRQPDRVSRMRKTLESWIESCTRSAAGHDY, from the coding sequence GTGAATCGACCTAAGGCAATTTCTACCTTTCTGATCGCTTTGTCGCTTTACGCCATTGGCCTTTTGGCAGCAGAAAGCGAAAAGCCGCCTGTGGTGTTTCGAGCAGAGCGACAATCAACCGAAGGGCGAAGCCACCTGTCAAAGCCAAACATCATCTTGCTCATGGCGGATGATCTGGGCTTTGGAGATGTCGCCTACAACGGGAATTCCACGGTTCACACCCCGCATCTCGATACGATGGCGCGGGAGGCCGTGCGCCTGGATCAGTTTTACGCGGCCTTCCCGGTATGTTCTCCTACCAGGGCCAGCTGCCTGACCGGAAGACATCCCTTTCGTTACGGAATTGAATGGGCGGGCGAAGCTCCCCTCAAACGGGAAGAGATCACGATTGCCGAAGTTTTGCGGGAACATGGTTACGCCAGCGGTCATTTCGGGAAGTGGCATGTGGGCGGACTGAGCAAAACTTTGAAACAAAGTGAATTTCCGGGTGCGATTGATCCTGCCAATTATTCACCTCCTTGGGAAAATGGTTTTGATGAATGCTTTTCGGCGGAATCCATGGTACCAACTTATAATCCCATCTACCATGTCGGTGGCGCGTATGGGGAAAACGACTACCGCCATCTACAAACCGTATCTGTTGCCTTTAACCAGCGAACGGGAGGTCATCGCTGGCGGGCCAGTTACTGGACTGGTTCGGGGCAAATGGTGGACGAATGGCTGGGTGGCTATGAATCGGAGTTGGCGATGGATCGGGCCATCGATTTTATGAGGCGGCAGGTTGAAGCTAATCGACCCTTCCTTTCACTGGTCTGGTTTCACACACCCCATACACCACTCGTCGCCTCCAACGAAGACCGGGAACGCTATAGCAATCAGCCCATGCCGGCCCAACATTGGTTTGGAGCCATCACGGCCATGGATCGACAAATAGGCCGATTACGCGCCTGGCTGCGAGAGCACGATCTTCAAGAAAATACAATTGTATGGTTCTGCTCAGACAACGGGCCAACCTACATCCACGATTTTAATTCAGCCGGCCCTTACCGAGGCAAGAAGGCCACGCTTTGGGAAGGTGGCATCCGAGTTCCAGCCATCGTCGAATGGCCGGATCAACTTGCAGAAGGGCGTGTAATCAAAGCTCCAATGAGCACCAGCGACTTTTATCCGACTTTGCTGAAAGCTGTCGGAGTGGAGTTACCAGAAAACCAGCCGCCCTTAGATGGAATGGATGTAATGCCACTCCTGACCGGACAGCGACAAAAACGCGGTGAACCCATTGCGTTCCAGGCACCGGTAAAGAGTGCCAAGGATGTCCTGGCAGAACCAGGCACCAAACAAATGGCGCTGGTAGACGAGCACTACAAACTCCTCTCAGTGAATGGCGGTAAACAATGGATGCTGTTCGACCTGAAGAAAGACACAGGAGAAGCAGCCGATATTGCTTCCCGGCAACCTGACCGCGTTAGTCGGATGCGCAAGACCTTGGAGTCCTGGATCGAATCCTGCACCAGAAGCGCTGCCGGGCACGACTATTAA
- a CDS encoding arylsulfatase, whose translation MIAVAAILSFVKAATADNRPNVVLILTDDQGYGDLSCHGNPVLKTPHLDELYQESVRLTDYHVAPTCTPTRAALMTGHWPNRMGAWHTTFGRSLLREDAVTLGQVFQEAGYATGMFGKWHLGDNYPYRPEDRGFEEVLRHGGGTIAETSDYWNNAYFDDTYFHNGKPEPTEGYCTDVWFDYAQRFIKVQIKADRPFLAYISTNAPHWPMHAPQKFADPYEKDYGVYVGHFLGMIANIDYNVGRFRSFLEEEGLTDNTIFIFTTDNGTKTGDKIFNAGMRGRKTSEYDGGHRVPFFVHWPKGGLTGGRDIEPITAHVDLFPTLIDLCGIAPPKGVNFDGRSIRPLLEGKARLADGTWPDRILITDSQRVIDPVKWQKSSVMTNRWRLVNGKKLYDMKQDPGQTNNVADAHPKVMARLRAFYDDWWAELKPTFKNIPAIHLGHPAENPTLLTSHDWMVEDTKVKIPWNQAFVREAMDNPAVIGDWNVKVVEAGDYEIRLRRWPVEVDIAIDAPLPPGDDVPGETPFRASPGNAVPAVKATVRIGDQVVEAPVKPGAKEVVFRVYLLAGKTRMSSFFTTREGVEVGAFYAYVRKR comes from the coding sequence ATGATTGCCGTCGCGGCGATTCTGTCGTTTGTCAAAGCGGCGACGGCTGATAATCGACCCAATGTGGTTTTAATCCTCACCGACGACCAGGGTTATGGCGACCTGAGCTGCCACGGCAATCCGGTATTGAAGACCCCGCACCTCGATGAGCTTTACCAGGAGTCGGTCCGCCTGACCGACTACCATGTGGCCCCAACCTGCACGCCCACCCGCGCGGCGCTGATGACCGGTCATTGGCCCAACCGTATGGGAGCCTGGCACACCACCTTCGGCCGCTCACTGCTGCGGGAGGACGCGGTCACCTTGGGCCAGGTCTTTCAGGAGGCCGGCTACGCCACCGGCATGTTTGGCAAGTGGCACCTGGGCGACAACTATCCTTACCGCCCGGAAGATCGCGGCTTCGAGGAGGTGCTTCGCCATGGCGGTGGCACCATCGCCGAAACGTCCGACTACTGGAACAACGCTTACTTCGACGATACCTACTTTCACAATGGGAAGCCCGAACCGACTGAGGGTTACTGCACCGACGTCTGGTTCGACTACGCCCAGCGCTTTATCAAGGTCCAGATAAAAGCCGACAGGCCCTTCCTTGCCTACATCTCCACCAACGCTCCGCATTGGCCCATGCATGCTCCTCAGAAATTCGCGGATCCTTACGAAAAAGATTACGGTGTCTATGTCGGTCACTTCCTCGGCATGATCGCCAACATCGATTACAACGTCGGCCGATTCCGCAGCTTTCTCGAGGAAGAAGGACTGACGGACAATACGATCTTCATTTTTACCACCGACAACGGCACCAAGACAGGGGACAAAATTTTCAACGCCGGCATGCGTGGCCGAAAGACCAGCGAGTATGACGGAGGGCATCGAGTCCCATTCTTTGTCCATTGGCCTAAAGGAGGACTCACCGGCGGCCGGGATATTGAACCCATTACCGCGCACGTCGACCTGTTTCCCACCCTGATCGATTTATGCGGGATCGCTCCACCCAAAGGCGTTAACTTCGACGGCCGCAGTATTCGCCCCTTACTGGAGGGTAAGGCCCGTTTGGCCGACGGCACCTGGCCAGACCGGATCCTGATCACCGACTCTCAACGGGTAATCGATCCCGTCAAATGGCAGAAGAGTTCCGTCATGACCAACCGATGGCGACTGGTAAACGGCAAGAAACTTTACGACATGAAGCAGGACCCGGGACAGACGAACAACGTGGCGGATGCGCATCCCAAAGTAATGGCCCGGCTCAGAGCTTTCTACGATGACTGGTGGGCCGAACTGAAACCCACTTTCAAAAATATTCCTGCGATCCATCTGGGCCACCCTGCCGAAAATCCAACCCTGCTGACCAGCCATGATTGGATGGTCGAGGACACCAAGGTCAAGATCCCTTGGAACCAAGCCTTCGTACGTGAGGCCATGGACAATCCGGCGGTGATCGGCGACTGGAACGTCAAAGTGGTCGAGGCCGGCGACTACGAAATCCGTTTGCGCCGTTGGCCCGTGGAAGTCGACATCGCGATCGACGCCCCGCTTCCTCCCGGAGATGACGTGCCCGGCGAGACTCCCTTCCGAGCAAGTCCCGGCAACGCCGTTCCAGCCGTCAAGGCCACGGTCCGTATTGGCGATCAAGTCGTAGAAGCTCCGGTCAAACCCGGTGCCAAAGAGGTCGTATTCAGAGTTTACTTACTAGCAGGAAAGACTCGCATGTCTTCGTTTTTTACAACCAGAGAAGGCGTTGAAGTCGGAGCCTTTTATGCCTACGTCAGGAAGCGGTGA
- a CDS encoding sodium/solute symporter (Members of the Solute:Sodium Symporter (SSS), TC 2.A.21 as described in tcdb.org, catalyze solute:Na+ symport. Known solutes for members of the family include sugars, amino acids, nucleosides, inositols, vitamins, urea or anions, depending on the system.) — MAFIDWCVVLAFALGMLAVGWYYARRTSTTDDYLLGGRNMSPWKVGLSLFASLLSTVTYLGIPGEMIKYGPMALAQLVALPFIALVVGWFLIPYIMRLRVTSAYEILETRLGLSVRMMGSCFFLILRLCWMSLVIFATADVVLAPVMGLDSSSVPWICVVLGMVTVLYTSMGGLRAVVLTDVIQTVILLGGAILIVIFISVELGGVDPWWPKEWPEHWQKPVFWYDPAVRFTFVGAALSYFTWFVCTAGSDQMAIQRYLATRDAKAARRTFITALLGNLLLWPFLAAVGLTILAYFQLRPEMLTAGQSPLNDADKLLSIYIVKGLPRGISGIVIAGLLAAAMSSLSSGLNSACLVITSDFFDRLSSKQKGSEESRVRLAKYVSLVIGAVVVLLGSLIGQIEGNILELCYKIGTLLVAPLFLLFFLAMFVPWSNSFGTHVAVLCSIAMAVAVAYFNIFGLTFQWMMPASFVTGATVGALASLLPVGGQQNKDTV; from the coding sequence ATGGCCTTTATAGACTGGTGTGTTGTCCTTGCGTTTGCGCTGGGAATGCTAGCCGTAGGCTGGTACTATGCAAGACGCACCAGTACCACCGATGACTACCTCCTGGGCGGCCGAAACATGTCGCCCTGGAAGGTAGGGCTCTCGCTCTTTGCCTCGCTTCTGAGCACGGTTACGTACCTGGGAATCCCGGGCGAGATGATCAAATACGGGCCCATGGCCCTGGCCCAGTTGGTCGCCCTTCCTTTTATCGCGTTGGTCGTCGGATGGTTCTTGATTCCCTACATCATGCGCCTGCGCGTCACCAGCGCCTACGAAATCCTGGAAACCAGACTCGGGCTGAGCGTTCGCATGATGGGGTCCTGCTTCTTCCTGATCCTGCGGCTATGCTGGATGTCGCTGGTGATATTCGCCACGGCGGACGTCGTGCTGGCGCCGGTTATGGGGCTGGATTCGTCCTCAGTGCCCTGGATTTGTGTTGTCCTTGGTATGGTGACCGTGCTCTACACCTCGATGGGCGGTCTACGGGCGGTCGTGCTGACCGATGTCATTCAAACGGTCATTCTTCTGGGTGGCGCCATCCTGATAGTGATTTTCATATCGGTTGAGTTGGGAGGCGTGGACCCGTGGTGGCCAAAAGAGTGGCCCGAGCACTGGCAGAAACCAGTGTTCTGGTACGACCCTGCCGTGCGGTTCACTTTTGTTGGGGCGGCCCTTTCTTATTTTACCTGGTTTGTCTGCACCGCCGGATCCGATCAAATGGCCATTCAAAGATACCTGGCTACACGGGACGCCAAGGCAGCGCGCCGAACCTTTATCACGGCTTTGTTGGGCAACCTGTTGCTCTGGCCCTTCCTGGCAGCTGTGGGCCTGACCATTCTGGCCTATTTCCAATTAAGGCCGGAAATGCTGACTGCCGGACAGTCACCTCTGAATGACGCCGATAAGTTGCTCTCGATCTACATCGTAAAAGGATTGCCAAGGGGAATTAGCGGCATCGTCATCGCCGGCCTGCTGGCTGCCGCCATGTCCAGTCTCTCGTCGGGTTTGAATTCAGCCTGCTTGGTCATCACCTCCGACTTCTTTGACCGCTTGTCATCCAAGCAGAAAGGTTCCGAGGAAAGCCGCGTCCGGTTGGCCAAATACGTCTCCCTCGTTATTGGCGCAGTTGTGGTTTTGCTCGGCTCTTTGATCGGCCAGATCGAAGGTAACATCCTGGAACTCTGCTACAAGATCGGCACCCTTTTGGTCGCACCGTTATTCCTTCTGTTTTTCCTGGCTATGTTTGTGCCCTGGTCCAACTCTTTCGGCACGCATGTTGCCGTCCTGTGCAGTATCGCCATGGCGGTCGCCGTAGCCTATTTCAATATATTTGGGCTGACTTTTCAGTGGATGATGCCTGCCTCCTTCGTCACTGGAGCCACGGTCGGCGCTCTTGCCAGTCTACTACCGGTAGGCGGCCAACAGAACAAGGACACCGTTTAA
- a CDS encoding dihydrodipicolinate synthase family protein, translating to MNPQELKKRIRGPVHLSMTPFDENEALDEKALRHNVRHAVENMQGEGVFLVNGSTGEFYAMNDDECRRTTEIVIEEVNGRLPVIVGTARAGTRYTIEMSKHAEAAGADGIMVVSPYYHICSGEELCRHFEQIATSIDIGIMVYNNPTTSKLWIPPALMARLSKVDNIIANKENTTNALAFYAMQKALDPEDMIMVCGPGQMLFPFEVIFDCPAFVTELCNFAPEIPLKFSRAAEAKDFDELRRLMDMTAPYHELISKLGQEKGPCPHVLSDYIASNDTFTYQAVCKEAMNAIGLPGGRMRSPMCNLNEADKEQVKDVLRNWGVL from the coding sequence ATGAATCCTCAAGAACTGAAAAAACGAATACGGGGTCCCGTGCACCTCTCCATGACGCCCTTCGATGAAAACGAAGCGCTTGATGAAAAGGCCCTGCGACACAACGTCCGCCACGCCGTTGAGAATATGCAGGGTGAAGGTGTTTTTCTTGTAAACGGAAGCACTGGCGAATTCTACGCAATGAACGATGACGAATGCAGAAGAACAACTGAAATTGTCATCGAAGAAGTGAATGGCCGCCTGCCCGTTATAGTCGGAACTGCCCGTGCCGGAACCAGATACACGATCGAAATGAGCAAACACGCGGAGGCAGCCGGCGCAGACGGCATCATGGTGGTTTCTCCGTATTATCATATTTGCAGCGGTGAAGAATTGTGTCGGCACTTCGAACAGATCGCCACCAGTATCGATATCGGCATCATGGTCTACAACAACCCGACGACGAGCAAACTGTGGATACCTCCTGCTCTCATGGCGCGCCTCTCCAAGGTCGACAACATCATTGCCAACAAGGAAAACACCACCAACGCATTGGCGTTCTATGCCATGCAGAAGGCGCTCGATCCGGAAGACATGATCATGGTTTGCGGCCCGGGGCAGATGCTCTTCCCGTTTGAGGTAATCTTCGATTGCCCGGCATTCGTGACTGAGCTTTGCAACTTTGCTCCAGAGATTCCATTGAAATTCTCACGGGCAGCCGAGGCGAAAGACTTTGATGAATTGAGAAGGCTCATGGACATGACAGCGCCTTATCATGAATTGATTTCAAAACTCGGTCAGGAAAAAGGACCATGCCCACATGTCCTCTCAGACTACATTGCTTCGAATGATACATTCACTTATCAAGCGGTATGCAAGGAAGCAATGAATGCCATTGGCCTTCCAGGCGGACGGATGAGATCTCCGATGTGCAACCTCAACGAGGCTGACAAAGAGCAGGTCAAGGATGTCCTTAGGAACTGGGGTGTTCTCTAG